One window of the Anomaloglossus baeobatrachus isolate aAnoBae1 chromosome 12, aAnoBae1.hap1, whole genome shotgun sequence genome contains the following:
- the ZDHHC22 gene encoding palmitoyltransferase ZDHHC22 produces MLLLQLLNLMAPCYFLCLLTVTFSLQLFFFLPGMYEGHSLPLSAFLHSFFFVFFLVNVIGNYFLVIWNSPASGALSAEAETSEKPFCGICCRMMWEQEHHCFFTGTCIGRSNLRSFVLFCLHASCSCFQSVLAGVGYIAHNFPLSFANPLTFLRLLPLSVTRFFSGSLLSSEMLAVLMLYLWFGVGFACGAFCCHHLLLISRRPGCHQRLSGSRCPITWMENITSVFGKRWLMAILFPSTRQE; encoded by the exons ATGCTTCTCCTGCAGCTTCTGAACCTCATGGCTCCCTGCTACTTTCTCTGCCTCCTGACGGTGACGTTTAGCCTGCAGCTGTTCTTCTTTCTGCCTGGGATGTATGAGGGGCACTCACTGCCTCTTTCCGCTTTTCTGCACAGTttcttctttgtcttctttctgGTTAACGTCATAGGGAACTACTTCCTGGTCATCTGGAACAGCCCTGCATCTGGGGCGCTGAGCGCGGAGGCAGAGACGTCGGAGAAGCCATTTTGTGGCATTTGTTGTAGGATGATGTGGGAGCAGGAACATCATTGCTTCTTCACTGGGACGTGTATCGGACGCAGCAACCTGCGCAGCTTCGTGCTGTTCTGCCTGCACGCCTCCTGCAGCTGCTTCCAGTCCGTGCTGGCAGGAGTGGGATACATTGCTCACAACTTCCCTCTGTCTTTCGCCAATCCTCTGACCTTCCTCAGGCTCCTGCCGCTCTCTGTCACGCGCTTCTTCTCAG GTTCTCTTCTCAGTTCAGAGATGTTGGCCGTCTTAATGCTTTACCTCTGGTTCGGGGTGGGTTTCGCCTGCGGTGCCTTCTGTTGTCACCATCTGTTACTGATATCTAGAAGACCAGGCTGTCACCAGCGCTTGTCTGGAAGCCGCTGTCCCATCACCTGGATGGAGAACATCACAAGCGTCTTCGGAAAGCGGTGGCTCATGGCAATTCTTTTTCCTAGCACAAGGCAAGAATGA